A stretch of the Capsicum annuum cultivar UCD-10X-F1 chromosome 8, UCD10Xv1.1, whole genome shotgun sequence genome encodes the following:
- the LOC107857278 gene encoding lachrymatory-factor synthase → MASQQQQSKWEGKSIANLKGPKPEQVWPLLEDFFNFHNWLPTLDTCYQLNHNDGLLIRYCASTVSPSSASGEAIVKWCHERLLTVDKIKRCLSYEVLDNNIGIRSYVAMFKVFASNDCDESGCQIEWSFIADPVDGLTLESFSGYLNSSLQDMAGKIEKALESS, encoded by the coding sequence ATGGCATCCCAACAACAACAATCCAAATGGGAAGGCAAATCCATTGCCAATCTAAAAGGTCCAAAACCTGAACAAGTATGGCCACTCCTTGAAGATTTCTTCAACTTCCACAATTGGCTACCTACCCTTGACACTTGTTACCAACTTAACCATAACGACGGACTACTTATCCGGTACTGCGCTAGCACCGTATCACCATCATCAGCCAGTGGAGAAGCGATCGTCAAGTGGTGTCACGAGAGGTTGTTGACCGTTGACAAGATCAAACGGTGTCTAAGCTACGAGGTGTTGGATAACAACATCGGAATCAGGTCGTATGTAGCTATGTTTAAAGTATTCGCATCGAATGATTGTGATGAGAGTGGGTGCCAGATCGAATGGTCGTTCATTGCTGATCCGGTTGATGGGTTGACTTTGGAAAGTTTTTCGGGTTACCTTAATTCTTCCTTACAAGACATGGCTGGAAAAATTGAGAAAGCATTAGAATCTAGTTAG
- the LOC107847747 gene encoding monoacylglycerol lipase produces the protein MESSLQVEELTSGASGRIIPLFKNLRRSVFSYDTFRRLIIFIQSIFLWVILVSRRRFVTSPSSPPPSPSAASTSVLSKRRKFALRRDEEDTQRRRALAEALDMVVENDGFLCRWNTSLFFGARRNALFCRSWFPFSDELRGIIIIIHGLNEHSGRYAHFARQLNSCNFGVYAMDWIGHGGSDGLHGYVPSLDHVVADTGAFLERVKFENPGIPCFLFGHSTGGAVVLKAASYPHIENMLEGIILTSPALRVKPANPIVTAVAPIFSLVAPRYQFKGSHKRGIPVSRDPAALVAKYSDPLVYTGPLRVRTGHEILRISSYLMRNFKSVTVPFLVLHGSADRVTDPLASQDLYNEAASEFKDIKLYDGFLHDLLFEPEREEIAQDIIDWMHKKLASGNLANVYSQC, from the exons ATGGAATCATCGTTGCAGGTTGAGGAACTTACCTCCGGAGCAAGTGGCCGGATAATTCCCCTATTCAAAAATCTCCGGCGTTCAGTTTTCTCATACGATACTTTCCGAAGACTAATAATTTTCATACAGTCCATTTTCCTATGGGTAATTCTCGTGTCTCGTCGCCGGTTTGTCACGTCACCTTCTTCTCCTCCGCCTTCGCCGTCTGCAGCATCTACTTCGGTATTGAGTAAGAGGAGGAAATTTGCCTTGCGGAGGGATGAAGAGGATACACAAAGAAGGAGGGCTCTTGCTGAAGCGTTGGATATGGTGGTTGAAAATGACGGTTTCCTCTGCCGTTGGAATACGTCTTTGTTCTTTGGTGCCCGTCGGAATGCTTTGTTCTGCCGATCCTGGTTCCCCTTTTCCGATGAATTGAG GGGCATAATTATCATCATCCATGGACTGAATGAGCACAG TGGACGATATGCTCATTTTGCCAGGCAACTGAACTCCTGCAACTTCGGGGTGTACGCAATGGACTGGATAG GGCATGGAGGGAGTGATGGATTACATGGATATGTGCCATCTTTGGACCATGTCGTGGCAGACACA GGAGCTTTCCTCGAAAGGGTCAAGTTTGAGAACCCTGGTATACCATGCTTCCTCTTTGGTCATTCAACGGGAGGAGCAGTGGTATTAAAG GCAGCTTCTTATCCACATATTGAAAACATGCTGGAGGGCATCATATTGACTTCACCAGCATTGCGTGTGAAACCTGCAAATCCTATTGTTACT GCTGTGGCACCAATTTTCTCATTGGTTGCACCTAGGTACCAGTTCAAAGGTTCTCACAAAAGAGGAATTCCTGTTTCAAGGGATCCTGCAGCGCTGGTGGCCAAGTATTCTGATCCTCTAGTGTATACTGGGCCCTTGAGGGTCAGGACAGGCCATGAGATTCTGCGCATTTCCTCTTACTTGATGCGGAACTTCAAGTCTGTCACTGTCCCATTCTTAGTCCTACATGGATCTGCTGATAGAGTCACCGATCCGTTGGCTTCTCAGGATCTGTACAATGAAGCTGCTTCTGAATTCAAGGACATCAAACTTTATGATGGATTCTTGCATGACCTTCTGTTTGAGCCCGAGCGTGAAGAAATAGCACAGGATATCATTGATTGGATGCACAAGAAACTAGCTTCTGGCAATCTTGCTAATGTGTATAGTCAGTGCTAG